From a region of the Agrobacterium larrymoorei genome:
- a CDS encoding LacI family DNA-binding transcriptional regulator, translating to MKGIRQLAEHLDISIGTVSRALNGKADVNPQTRQRVLQAAEKLGYVANQSGRSLRKGSTGVIGFMMQTGPEITGQGDTFFMSVFDGVQTVLARHNLDLVALLCSSSEDPDAYLQRTVARGFADAIILSATRRNDARFELLDRHKIPFISLGRSLTDVGQPWIDLDFEGMADATMERFIRAGHTEIGVIWPDGDLNLGYVFIERCRHVLGRHGLSLRDENIFRAKPSESGGYAVARQIAAAPSRPSAITLVNETLVTGLYKGLEESGLRPGKDIAIVGRHSPHTQFLSPSLTGFNLSLRDLGVGLAEALLSVMPAFQENYSVNSRQLWPMDLIEGESG from the coding sequence ATGAAGGGCATACGCCAGTTAGCCGAGCATCTCGACATCTCTATCGGCACCGTTTCGCGCGCCCTCAACGGCAAGGCAGACGTCAATCCACAAACCCGCCAGCGTGTTCTCCAAGCGGCTGAAAAGCTTGGATATGTTGCCAACCAATCTGGGCGTTCGCTGCGCAAGGGCTCGACCGGCGTTATCGGTTTCATGATGCAGACCGGCCCGGAAATTACCGGTCAGGGCGATACGTTCTTCATGAGCGTTTTCGATGGCGTGCAGACGGTGCTGGCCCGGCACAATCTCGATCTCGTCGCGCTTCTCTGCTCCTCATCCGAGGATCCCGACGCCTATCTTCAACGCACCGTCGCGCGCGGATTTGCCGATGCGATCATTCTTTCCGCCACTCGCCGAAACGATGCCCGTTTCGAGCTTCTGGACCGGCACAAGATACCGTTCATCTCGCTTGGCCGAAGCCTGACGGATGTCGGACAACCCTGGATCGATCTTGATTTCGAAGGCATGGCCGATGCCACGATGGAGCGTTTTATCCGTGCGGGGCACACGGAGATCGGCGTGATCTGGCCGGATGGCGATCTGAACCTGGGTTACGTATTCATCGAGCGATGCCGCCATGTGTTGGGCAGGCATGGCCTGAGCCTGCGCGATGAGAACATCTTTCGCGCAAAACCGAGCGAATCCGGTGGGTATGCCGTAGCCCGGCAGATTGCCGCTGCCCCTTCCCGGCCCTCAGCCATCACCCTCGTCAACGAAACACTGGTAACGGGGCTTTACAAGGGGCTGGAAGAATCCGGCCTGCGCCCGGGAAAAGACATAGCGATTGTGGGGCGCCACAGTCCTCACACGCAATTTCTGTCTCCATCGCTGACGGGGTTCAACCTTTCTCTTCGCGATCTCGGCGTCGGGCTTGCAGAGGCATTGCTTTCGGTAATGCCTGCATTTCAGGAAAATTACTCCGTGAATTCCCGTCAGCTATGGCCAATGGATTTGATCGAGGGTGAGAGCGGCTGA